From a region of the Enterobacter sp. JBIWA008 genome:
- the deoB gene encoding phosphopentomutase, translating into MKRAFIMVLDSFGIGATEDAERFGDVGSDTMGHIAEACAKGEADNGRKGPLTLPNLTRLGLVKAHEGSTGKIAAGMDGNAEVVGAYAWAHELSSGKDTPSGHWEIAGVPVLFDWGYFSDHENSFPQELLDKLVKRANLPGYLGNCHSSGTVILDELGEEHMKTGKPIFYTSADSVFQIACHEETFGLDKLYELCEIAREELTEGGYNIGRVIARPFIGDKAGNFQRTGNRHDLAVEPPAPTVLQKLVEEKDGHVVSVGKIADIYANCGITKKVKATGLDALFDATIKEMKEAGDKTIVFTNFVDFDSSWGHRRDVAGYAAGLELFDRRLPELMELVGEDDILILTADHGCDPTWTGTDHTREHIPVLVYGPKVKPGSLGHRETFADIGQTIAKYFGTSDMEYGKAMF; encoded by the coding sequence ATGAAACGTGCATTTATTATGGTGCTGGACTCATTCGGCATCGGCGCAACCGAAGATGCAGAACGTTTTGGTGACGTGGGTTCCGATACCATGGGCCACATCGCGGAAGCCTGTGCAAAAGGCGAAGCGGACAACGGTCGTAAAGGCCCTCTTACTCTACCTAACCTGACCCGCCTCGGTCTGGTGAAAGCGCATGAAGGTTCTACCGGTAAAATCGCTGCCGGTATGGATGGCAACGCGGAAGTAGTGGGCGCCTACGCCTGGGCGCACGAGCTCTCCTCCGGTAAAGACACCCCTTCTGGCCACTGGGAAATCGCCGGTGTACCGGTGCTGTTCGACTGGGGTTATTTCTCCGATCACGAGAACAGCTTCCCGCAGGAGCTGCTCGATAAGCTGGTGAAGCGTGCCAACCTGCCGGGTTACCTCGGCAACTGTCACTCTTCCGGTACCGTGATTCTGGATGAACTTGGCGAAGAGCACATGAAAACCGGCAAGCCGATTTTCTACACCTCTGCTGACTCCGTGTTCCAGATTGCGTGCCATGAAGAGACGTTTGGCCTGGATAAACTCTACGAGCTGTGTGAAATCGCCCGTGAAGAGCTGACCGAAGGCGGCTATAACATTGGCCGCGTGATCGCACGTCCGTTTATCGGCGACAAAGCGGGTAACTTCCAGCGTACCGGTAACCGTCACGACCTGGCCGTTGAGCCACCGGCGCCAACCGTGCTGCAGAAGCTGGTTGAAGAGAAAGACGGCCACGTGGTTTCCGTGGGTAAAATCGCGGATATCTACGCCAACTGCGGCATCACCAAAAAAGTGAAAGCCACCGGTCTGGATGCGCTGTTCGATGCCACCATCAAAGAGATGAAAGAAGCGGGCGACAAGACCATCGTCTTCACCAACTTCGTGGACTTCGACTCCTCCTGGGGCCACCGTCGCGACGTAGCAGGCTATGCGGCCGGTCTGGAACTTTTCGACCGCCGTCTGCCGGAGCTAATGGAGCTGGTGGGAGAAGATGACATTCTGATCCTGACCGCGGACCACGGCTGTGACCCAACCTGGACCGGTACCGATCACACTCGTGAACACATTCCGGTGCTGGTGTATGGCCCGAAAGTGAAGCCGGGCTCGCTCGGTCACCGTGAAACCTTCGCGGACATCGGCCAGACTATCGCGAAATACTTTGGTACGTCTGACATGGAATATGGCAAGGCTATGTTCTGA
- a CDS encoding YtjB family periplasmic protein, with the protein MARAKLKFRLHRAVIVLFCLALLVVLMQGASWFSQNHQRQRNPQFEELARTLARQVTLNVAPSMRTDTPDDKRIGQVLRLLTENSRILDAGVYDEQGNLIARAGEHVDVRDRLALDGKKAGGYFNQQIVEPIQGKNGPLGYLRLTLDTHTLPTEAKQVDNTTNILRLMLLLSLAIGVVLARTLLRGKRSRWQQSPFLLTASRSVPEDEESEKKE; encoded by the coding sequence ATGGCTCGCGCAAAACTGAAATTCCGGCTCCATCGCGCCGTGATTGTCCTTTTCTGTCTCGCACTATTAGTGGTGCTGATGCAAGGGGCATCGTGGTTTAGCCAGAACCATCAACGGCAACGCAACCCGCAATTTGAAGAGCTGGCCCGCACGCTGGCACGTCAGGTGACGCTCAACGTCGCGCCGTCCATGCGTACCGATACGCCGGACGATAAGCGGATAGGCCAGGTTTTACGCCTGCTCACGGAGAATAGCCGCATTCTTGATGCCGGCGTCTATGATGAGCAAGGCAACCTGATTGCCCGCGCGGGCGAGCACGTCGACGTGCGCGACAGGCTGGCGCTGGACGGGAAAAAGGCCGGGGGCTACTTTAACCAGCAGATCGTTGAACCTATTCAGGGGAAGAATGGCCCGCTGGGCTATCTGCGCCTGACCCTTGATACCCACACCCTGCCTACTGAAGCCAAACAGGTCGATAATACCACCAATATTCTGCGCCTGATGCTGCTGCTTTCACTCGCCATCGGCGTTGTGCTGGCGCGTACCCTGCTTCGCGGCAAGCGCTCGCGCTGGCAGCAATCCCCGTTCCTGCTGACCGCCAGCCGATCGGTCCCCGAAGACGAAGAGAGCGAGAAGAAAGAATAG
- the deoD gene encoding purine-nucleoside phosphorylase → MATPHINAEMGDFADVVLMPGDPLRAKHIAETFLEDVREVNNVRGMLGFTGTYKGRKISVMGHGMGIPSCSIYTKELITDFGVKKIIRVGSCGAVRMDVKLRDIVIGMGACTDSKVNRMRFKDHDFAAIADFGMVRDAVDAAKALGVEARVGNIFSADLFYAPDGGEMFDVMEKYGILGVEMEAAGIYGVAAEFGAKALTICTVSDHIRTHEQTTAAERQTTFNDMIKIALESVLLGDKE, encoded by the coding sequence ATGGCAACTCCTCACATTAATGCAGAAATGGGTGATTTCGCTGACGTCGTATTGATGCCGGGCGACCCGCTGCGCGCGAAGCACATTGCAGAAACTTTCCTGGAAGACGTGCGTGAAGTGAACAACGTTCGCGGCATGCTGGGCTTCACCGGTACCTATAAAGGCCGCAAAATCTCCGTCATGGGTCACGGTATGGGTATCCCATCCTGCTCTATCTATACCAAAGAGTTGATCACCGACTTCGGCGTGAAGAAAATCATCCGCGTTGGCTCCTGCGGCGCGGTGCGCATGGACGTTAAGCTGCGCGACATCGTTATCGGTATGGGTGCCTGCACCGATTCCAAAGTTAACCGTATGCGTTTCAAAGATCATGACTTCGCGGCGATTGCTGACTTCGGCATGGTGCGTGACGCGGTTGACGCGGCCAAAGCGCTGGGGGTTGAAGCGCGAGTGGGTAACATCTTCTCTGCTGACCTGTTCTATGCACCGGACGGCGGCGAGATGTTCGACGTGATGGAGAAATACGGCATTCTGGGCGTGGAAATGGAAGCGGCGGGCATCTACGGCGTTGCGGCTGAGTTTGGTGCAAAAGCGCTGACCATCTGCACCGTGTCTGACCATATTCGTACCCACGAGCAGACCACTGCGGCCGAGCGTCAGACTACCTTCAACGACATGATCAAAATCGCGCTGGAATCTGTTCTGCTGGGCGATAAAGAGTAA
- the lplA gene encoding lipoate--protein ligase LplA — protein MTTLRLLISDSYDPWFNLAVEECIFRQMPATQRVLFLWRNADTVVIGRAQNPWKECNTRRMEEDNVRLARRSSGGGAVFHDLGNTCFTFMAGKPEYDKTISTSIVLNALNSLGVTAEASGRNDLVVKTPEGDRKVSGSAYRETMDRGFHHGTLLLNADLSRLANYLNPDKKKLQAKGITSVRGRVANLVELLPGVTHEQICDAIRDAFFEHYGERVEAEVISPDKIPDLPNFAETFARQSSWEWNFGQAPAFSHLLDERFTWGGVELHFDVEKGHITRTQVFTDSLNPAPLEALAARLQGCLYRADMLQQECDALMGDFPEQEKELRELSAWIAQAVR, from the coding sequence ATGACGACGTTACGCCTGCTTATCTCTGACTCTTACGATCCCTGGTTTAATCTCGCGGTGGAAGAGTGCATCTTCCGCCAGATGCCGGCTACCCAGCGCGTACTGTTCCTCTGGCGTAATGCCGATACGGTGGTCATCGGCCGCGCGCAAAACCCGTGGAAAGAGTGCAATACGCGGCGTATGGAAGAGGACAACGTCCGCCTCGCGCGCCGCAGCAGCGGCGGCGGTGCGGTGTTTCACGATCTGGGCAATACCTGTTTTACCTTTATGGCGGGCAAACCGGAATACGACAAAACTATCTCCACCTCAATTGTCCTCAACGCGCTGAATTCACTTGGCGTGACGGCGGAAGCCTCCGGGCGTAACGATCTGGTGGTGAAAACCCCGGAGGGCGACCGGAAGGTCTCCGGCTCCGCCTACCGCGAAACGATGGATCGCGGCTTCCACCACGGCACCCTGTTGCTGAACGCCGATCTCAGCCGTCTGGCTAACTACCTAAATCCTGATAAGAAAAAGCTCCAGGCTAAAGGGATTACTTCCGTGCGCGGACGCGTGGCAAATCTGGTGGAGCTGCTGCCGGGCGTTACTCACGAGCAGATTTGCGATGCGATCCGTGACGCTTTCTTTGAACACTACGGCGAGCGCGTGGAAGCGGAAGTGATCTCTCCTGACAAAATCCCGGACCTGCCCAACTTCGCCGAAACCTTCGCCCGCCAGAGCAGCTGGGAGTGGAACTTCGGTCAGGCTCCTGCGTTTTCCCATCTGCTGGACGAGCGTTTCACCTGGGGCGGCGTGGAGCTGCATTTTGACGTGGAGAAAGGCCATATCACCCGCACGCAGGTGTTTACCGATAGCCTGAATCCGGCACCGCTAGAGGCGCTGGCGGCACGTCTGCAGGGCTGTTTGTACCGGGCGGATATGCTGCAGCAGGAATGCGATGCGTTGATGGGGGATTTCCCGGAGCAGGAAAAAGAGCTGCGGGAGCTGTCGGCGTGGATTGCACAGGCGGTACGCTAG